A region of the Phoenix dactylifera cultivar Barhee BC4 chromosome 10, palm_55x_up_171113_PBpolish2nd_filt_p, whole genome shotgun sequence genome:
GTGGAGGGTCTTTCGCTTCATTTGGGTCGGGCGAAGAGGTGAAGGAGCGGAGAGAGGGATCTTGGAGGGGTCGACACCATGAGGACGATGGAGACGTTACaagatctgatcgaggaggccAAGGTTCGAACCGTGTTCTGGGCCATCTGCGTCTTTGCGATCTCTTACTTCTTGTCGCGTACGTggttcttttcttccctttgactGCGTGAAATTTTGTTCTTTGATACCTTTTGGATCAAAAAATCTTGCGTTGGCTGGGACTGGACCTTGATTGTCTCTAGGTTTTGTATTCTTGGATTATAAAGCTAACCCTGGAATTTGAAGTGAAAAAGATTGAGCTGtttgttctttctttgtttttttgctCGCTTGACTACTTTGCGAATAACATAAAGAAATCAATTTTATGCAAGAGTTCCttcttgaattaaatttggaattAAATGAGTGCAAAGAATTATACTATGAAATAGTGATACAGAAAGGTCATAATCGAAGCTGCATAGTCACGACTTGGAAATATTACCAAGAATGCTTCTTTAGAAATTAGAGAATGCGTTTCTTGGGAATTTGATATGAATCTGCACTGTACTAGTCACAGGTAACTCAaatgcatctctctctctctctagaaaGAAAAGATTATCTTTAGGTGAAGTATGCGTTAGTGTTTTGTTGGGGAGGAGGGTAGAACCTCAAAAGGAATGGTAAAAGGTAGCAAGGTAGCACTATTCTTTATTTGCAGTTTTTTTCCTCTGCAAAGTAAGTTTGGTAATAAAGGCGTGCAATATTTGCCAGTTACAAGgaaggagaagggggggggggagggaaggagggggggggagagagaccttcaacaataaattaaaatttcgcACCAAACTTCCTTTACTATGTTTTATTCGGAATTCACAGCTCATACAAGGCACTCCATCATTTGGCCAAGTAGGTACTTGGTGTTATGGCTAACAAATACTTCATCTTGTAGAATGAGGAAAATCTATCCAAAGATTGCTTAGTGATGACCTATGAGAATCTGTCCAGTATGCCATGTAAAATCAATTTTTGGAACATTTTGGTGGGTCCTTGCCCTAGGTACAATGGACCTTGTCTTgccaaaggaaaggaagaaaagaaattatAGCATACAAAAGCCATGGAACTTCCCCAATTCCATAGTGTTGTGCCTCTCTGTCTGTCTATAAACACAGCACCCCCCACCTGGCATCTATATTCCTcgataattcaataaattttgtAATCATGGAACCTACTCAAAGatatgcatagaagtttctataaAAACAACTAATTTGAAGTACAATTTTAAGTAATTAAGAAGAAAGTATAATGCAAAACCTAGATTCTTTCTTTCCTCATTCATGATTCACCATTTGAGAGATCGTATGATCAGATGGACTTGGTCCTTTCATCTAAAATCTTTCATGTGGTGCGTCCTCAGTGTATATTTTCCTTACATCGTGTGGCATTATAATGACATTCAGGTTTAGTCCACTGTTATGCTAATTTGATCAGGTGAGTATGCCTACATGTATATGTATCCCAGAAAGCTCATTTTGTATTTAAGATCAGATTAGTTCTTATGTGGGATAAAAGTATAATAGGAATGTACAAACACTAATAAATATAAGTGTACATGGGCACCATAGGTGATATGTATACATAAATATAAGTAGTATATACATAAAGTATGTGTTTATGTATGTTTTAGAAACTTTAGTAAATACTTAAAACATTGGCATGTGAAGTGTTTGTATATTGCTGCAAAACTCCATTGGTCTTTAAGGTACCTATTACCCTAAGCTTGTTTTCTCTAATGGACCGTGGCAAATTTACCAGACATATTCTAAAGGAGACATTGTCAACTTCACTAGAGGTatttgtatgtgtgtgtatactaTGTCCATAAAGCAATAAAATAGTGATATGTGACCTCGTTTATTCTATTTGATTACGTGCAATTGCTATTATCTAGGATAATTTCATAATTCCTCTTCTCTTTTTACTGCTGTTTCTTTATGGAAAATGCCACAGATAAGTTTTTTTAGTATCGTTTTTGTCATTGGCCATTGTCTTTTGTTTTTCACAGATACAAGTAAATCAATGTGGACAAATATACCAATATCAATTCTCATACTTTCAGTCTTCCGGTTTCTATCTTATGAGGTGGAGCTCCGCTGGAGGTTGCGTCCTGCCCATAAGCAAACATATTTATCTCACTTGGAAAAGAAGCAATTATCTCTAGACGATTTTCGTCTTTCTACTGTGCCACCTTTTTCAAAGTGGAGGAGGAAAATTGATTCACCCACTGTGGAGGCTGCCATGGAGGAATTCATTAACAGGATCTTGCAGGATTTCATTGTAGATCTTTGGTATTCGTCTATTACTCCTGACAAGGATGCTCCAGAACTAATGCGCACTATCATACTTGATGCACTTGGTGAAATATCTGGAAGAGTTAAAAAGATCAACCTCCTCGACTTGCTAACAAGGTGCTTTTGAATTACTTTTGTTAGTCTCTAACAAGCTTTCTGTAACTTATTGACATAGCTGAGACCTCCTTTGGGAAACAAATTATTTTTATGTTCCAGGGACATGGTTGACTTGATAGGAAACCAATTAGACCTTTACAGAAAATATCAATCAGAGATAGGCGTCGATGTTATGGGAACTCTTTCTTTTGAGGAGAGAGATGAAAGGTTAAAATGCCATCTAATAGCTTCCAAGGAACTTCACCCTGCTCTGTTATCTCCGGAGTGTGAACATCAGGTGCGAAATTGAGTATAGCTAGCTCTTGTATACTTATATTGATGTCTTTATGACATTGTAGGTTTATGTGTTGTTAAATCCAGGTTCTTCAACGTATTGTTGGAGGAGTTCTGACAATAGTCTTGAGGCCACAAGAAGCTCAATGCCCATTAGTTCGCTGTTTGAGCAGAGAGCTGCTGACCTGCTTGGTTTTGCAACCTGTCATGAACTTGGCCAGCCCTGGGTAAGCTTTTTACTAACTTAACAACTCATTCATATTTAATAATTTTGTGCCGAGTCATGTTctgaaaaatttaataaatatcTTGAACATGGTTCACAACACCGGTTTCAGTACTCATATCGGTATTATGTTGGTATAGTGTTGGTAGAAGTTGGTTTGCGGTACCAAAACTTAATATTGCTTTGCTACCAGAGCGGTGCAACTGGTTACAATGAACCATGCTCTTAAACATACTTATTGGTAATGTTCTCAATATTATCAAAATTTCAATGTTGTTTTTTCATTTTGGTCAGAGAAAGTGGAAATTGTaagcaataataataattttggtCAGAGGAGCAGAAGTTTAGGAAAAAAGGTGTTAAAAACACAAGCAAACACAGATCCTGCTATGAACTGATGGCATGTTATTTATGCCTTTAAATTCTAAGCGATTGCCAAAAGAATAGTTGTTGAAAACTCTAAATAGATGATACAATCTCCATGATAGTGAAACTGGTaaggaaaattaaaaaagatttattgtagtTAGAATGGCCCAATGATAATTGTTAGATTTGGGAGTTGGTGTGGGTGCAAAGAAGTGGATATCTTAAGTAAGGATGTACTTAGAAAGTGAGTGCAGGATTGAGTTGCCAATGATTTGTCTGAAGCAGGTACATTTCGCATATAGAAGTTTCTTGCTACTAGGGTCCAACAGTCCTATGACTTAATTGCACCTATTGAGGTCAAAATGTCGGCATGAACATGTTAAATGAAGATCTGAGGAGGCTCTAGTAAGGCAAGGCGCTTCAATCCATATTAAATGGTTTAGACAGAGAGACCTAAGCTAGCATGTATGGCAGCTATGAAGACAGATTTGAAAATGCTCCCACTATAACTGTAGGTAGCTCATAAATGATATTCATGTAGCTAAACCCAACTAGTTGATCCAGGCTTGATGGAAGTTATGGTTATCTAGAAAGCTTTTGTCGTGGAGAGAGAACAAATGAAAACTACCCTCCTAGTCACTATTTAATAGTTTAAAATAGAGCATGTTAATACAATCACCCTGACAATTGATGAAGGATTGACAGCACCAAAAATTTTCCAGAAAAGATATTGAAGCATGAAGGTGCTTGGTGATTCCCATGTCAGGCATTTGGTAAATCATGTGAGCATCTAGTAAGCTAAGTTCATTTCCACGAAAAAGACAATGTCTTGTGAGACAGGTTTGACAAAGCAACAGTCAAAACAAGGTAATACAATTGTGCTTAATGGAGATGCTGGAAAGATGGGTATAATTCACATGGAGAGTCATTGAATTTGGTATCTACtgcctaggaagatgatatCCAGCATAAATACCATGCCCACTGTTGGAAAGTTGTGATGTATGACAGTCTAGATATTGGGGCCTATTTAGGTTGAGGATACAAGGGCTGTTACAATTGTTTGTTGGAATGTTAGATTTAAACCTGAATTTTCGATAAAACTAAACTAGAAAGTTAATGTCTTTGAAGGAAAAACATAATGGGTGATTATTCTCCAACCCAGAATTTAGATTCTAGGTCTAGACTGTTTTCTAACAAGGTTTGTGTGATTAAACAATCAAAATCAACTTTGCTGGAATTTTCTTGTGAAAATCTGACCATAGGAAAAGAATAAAATCAAGAAAACAGAATGATACCTAATGGCCTAAACACTAGCATGCAACCTACATCTCACACTCAGGGTTTGAAGGTCTCACACCTTTGCAGGATCACATCACTGGAGAACAAGAAGACAATGTTTAAATCATCATTTGTCATTAGTCAACCGCCATATTTATAGACTTCTAGGGCCGTTGGTTACATAAGAAAATGAACTAGAAAaggaattaaaaaatatatttaacctATGCCTCTCATCACCTAAGGGGATGGGTGGCCAGGATTTATTAAAGCACTGGCTGGTttactttgttttcttttatattCTTCTCATGAAAATGAAGAGGCTTTAAAAGGGAGACATGGGCTGGAAATATatgtttctttttattcttaGGACTCCTAAAGAAGGAATCTTAAGTTCTGGTCACAGTcttctttgatatttttttctttgactCAATATAGAAGTACACTCAATGTTGGACTCTTTTCCAAATGATGATTCTCCAACATGACCAAGTTTCACCTTAGAGTTCACATTTGATTTTCAAACTGTGCAGAACTCCTAATGAGATCCAGTTCTGTAGTGACACCTTTTGATGCTAAGATGCTCTGAACAATAACTGGcccttttatctttattttctcCCTTAATTTGATCTTCCTTTATTCCTCTTTCTTCTATTATTTATCTTGGCTGCTTTGCACATTTTAATTGAGAGAAATTGCTCCTGCATCAGTTTGTAGTAGCTCAATTATATACTAGATGGGGTCAAAACCGAATATATGCAAGAACATATCATGTTCTTATCCAATTCAGGGATATGCATTGTAGATACTTGCATTGATGGTGCTATATGCTACTGTATCTTTAGCAATAAAAGTCAAATGTCCTGATATATGACTGATCTTTTTCTATGAGTACCTTTACAAAACAATCTAACTTCCTTGCTATTTTTCCCCAGTTATATCAATGAATTGATTGAATATATATTCCTCACGAATAAAGATAACAGAATCGGAGAGGCAGACTCTGATAGATTAACCAATGAAGCTATTCTTGCCCATGATAATAATGTTTCTGGAGGAAATACTCGTACTGCTCAACCTGAGTCAAGAACTGCAGCTTCTAGCCAATCAGGTGACTTGATAATGGCTAAAAGTGGTGTGGAAAAATCACTCGCTAGTTCTGAGCATGGTCATCTGAAAACATTACAGGAAAGTTCTGAGCATCATATACAGCCTTATGCTGCAGAATGGGCAATGATACTGGATGCtgctacaaaaagaagatctcaAGTCCTTGCCCCTGAGAATCTTGAAAACATGTGGACAAAAGGAAGAAACTACAAAAAGAAGGCTGCCACTCTTATGAAGGCAGGAACTTCATTGGAGTCTCCGAGTGCTGTGCCAGGAAATGTAGATAGTACTGTTCATGCAGGAAACACAGGGAAGGGATTGTTGACCAATATGAACGAAAGTACTATAAGTATAGATGATAAATATATGGTTCACCTAATGCAAGGATCCAATAATAATAGCCGATCAAGTGTAGCACCAAACCATGAGCAGCATGTTTCTCAAGATCTGGTTAGCATGCAATCTAAAGAGGGGGGTCATTTTGGTGATGGAAGTGATGAAAATGCCaggaaaatttttgaaagtaaTAAAGATCAGCTAAAGCGATCTAGTAGCACGCCTGATATTGAAACAACATTAATGGGCAGAAGTGGTGAAAGTGAAACTACTGGTTTCAAGGAGAACTATAGTCAAAACTTTAGCAAGCATAAGCAAAAGCAAAGCTCTGAATTAGTTTCCAAGAATGAAGGATCCTTCTATGCTCCAAAGATAAGGTGCCGGGTGAGTATTCCATTCATTGATCTGTGTCAATTGTGCAGCTTCTATGGCTTCTTGCAGATGTTTTTGTTAATCTGTACGGTTGGCAATTGATCCTATATAAAAAAGTTTAGGTTATTTTTGGATGTTTTATTTTGCTTACCATATGACACATATAGTCCTTCAAAATATTCATACTGTGATGGGTCTGTCATCTCTGTGCTTTATTTTCCGGTTTTTCATATACTAGTTATCTGGTCCTCCTTAACTAACCCCCACAATTTGCTTCTTATTTATGCTTCAAAGCTCATTAAATATATTGCTTCTAGAGAGGGCTGGAAAGTTCTCTACAATCTTGTTCTCTCTTCTGCTTTCTAAGAAGTATATGCTAGCTAACTTTGACATCATCCAAGGTAATAATTTTGCCTTCTTTGTAGTATCATCTTGAGATCATTTGATATTACCATTAGCTCCGAGGACCGCCGAACCAGTACTAAGACCCGTACCAGTACTAAGACCCGTACCCGTCGGTGACCGGTACGGTTTGGTATTGGTTCAGTACCAAACCGAAGCTGGTATGTGTAGGGCGTGCCGTAACCAGCATgcccaattttattttatttttaacttttCAAGAATATTTAATTAGTAATCACTTTTTTGAAGTTTTTCAATgtttttaagtctaatttgattttttttggtgtttttttgata
Encoded here:
- the LOC103703152 gene encoding uncharacterized protein LOC103703152 isoform X2, whose amino-acid sequence is MRTMETLQDLIEEAKVRTVFWAICVFAISYFLSHTSKSMWTNIPISILILSVFRFLSYEVELRWRLRPAHKQTYLSHLEKKQLSLDDFRLSTVPPFSKWRRKIDSPTVEAAMEEFINRILQDFIVDLWYSSITPDKDAPELMRTIILDALGEISGRVKKINLLDLLTRDMVDLIGNQLDLYRKYQSEIGVDVMGTLSFEERDERLKCHLIASKELHPALLSPECEHQVLQRIVGGVLTIVLRPQEAQCPLVRCLSRELLTCLVLQPVMNLASPGYINELIEYIFLTNKDNRIGEADSDRLTNEAILAHDNNVSGGNTRTAQPESRTAASSQSGDLIMAKSGVEKSLASSEHGHLKTLQESSEHHIQPYAAEWAMILDAATKRRSQVLAPENLENMWTKGRNYKKKAATLMKAGTSLESPSAVPGNVDSTVHAGNTGKGLLTNMNESTISIDDKYMVHLMQGSNNNSRSSVAPNHEQHVSQDLVSMQSKEGGHFGDGSDENARKIFESNKDQLKRSSSTPDIETTLMGRSGESETTGFKENYSQNFSKHKQKQSSELVSKNEGSFYAPKIRCRVVGAYFEKLGSKSFAVYSIAVTDAENKTWFVKRRYRNFERLHRHLKDIPNYTLHLPPKRFLSSSIDDYFVHQRCILLDKYLQDLLSIANVAEQHEVWDFLSDTSKNYSFGKSTSVMKTLAVNVDDAVDDIVRQFKGVSDGLRRVVGSSPSHATSPPRAEKNMALPWNEEVTNKLYPGYSNVDTSQSLSDDEAHDEDRSSAVNNGWHSDNELNSKVFPPRVVKRIEESSNLDSQRSQRSDKFDRLALNASKTSVASELFEDPVGMPPEWTPPNVSVPLLNLVDKIFQLKRRGWLRRQVFWISKQILQLIMEDAIDDWILRQISFLRRDDVIAQGIRWVQDLERSQRNMDDSHFSQQPTQNTSQIYGNKVTRPSSFELQLEAARRASDVKKMILGGAPTALVSLIGRSQYRRCAKDVYYFIQSTVCVKQLAYSMLELVLVSVFPELRDLILDIHLKARNQPCL
- the LOC103703152 gene encoding uncharacterized protein LOC103703152 isoform X3, which produces MWTNIPISILILSVFRFLSYEVELRWRLRPAHKQTYLSHLEKKQLSLDDFRLSTVPPFSKWRRKIDSPTVEAAMEEFINRILQDFIVDLWYSSITPDKDAPELMRTIILDALGEISGRVKKINLLDLLTRDMVDLIGNQLDLYRKYQSEIGVDVMGTLSFEERDERLKCHLIASKELHPALLSPECEHQVLQRIVGGVLTIVLRPQEAQCPLVRCLSRELLTCLVLQPVMNLASPGYINELIEYIFLTNKDNRIGEADSDRLTNEAILAHDNNVSGGNTRTAQPESRTAASSQSGDLIMAKSGVEKSLASSEHGHLKTLQESSEHHIQPYAAEWAMILDAATKRRSQVLAPENLENMWTKGRNYKKKAATLMKAGTSLESPSAVPGNVDSTVHAGNTGKGLLTNMNESTISIDDKYMVHLMQGSNNNSRSSVAPNHEQHVSQDLVSMQSKEGGHFGDGSDENARKIFESNKDQLKRSSSTPDIETTLMGRSGESETTGFKENYSQNFSKHKQKQSSELVSKNEGSFYAPKIRCRVVGAYFEKLGSKSFAVYSIAVTDAENKTWFVKRRYRNFERLHRHLKDIPNYTLHLPPKRFLSSSIDDYFVHQRCILLDKYLQDLLSIANVAEQHEVWDFLSDTSKNYSFGKSTSVMKTLAVNVDDAVDDIVRQFKGVSDGLRRVVGSSPSHATSPPRAEKNMALPWNEEVTNKLYPGYSNVDTSQSLSDDEAHDEDRSSAVNNGWHSDNELNSKVFPPRVVKRIEESSNLDSQRSQRSDKFDRLALNASKTSVASELFEDPVGMPPEWTPPNVSVPLLNLVDKIFQLKRRGWLRRQVFWISKQILQLIMEDAIDDWILRQISFLRRDDVIAQGIRWVQDILWPNGTFFLKLERSQRNMDDSHFSQQPTQNTSQIYGNKVTRPSSFELQLEAARRASDVKKMILGGAPTALVSLIGRSQYRRCAKDVYYFIQSTVCVKQLAYSMLELVLVSVFPELRDLILDIHLKARNQPCL
- the LOC103703152 gene encoding uncharacterized protein LOC103703152 isoform X1, which codes for MRTMETLQDLIEEAKVRTVFWAICVFAISYFLSHTSKSMWTNIPISILILSVFRFLSYEVELRWRLRPAHKQTYLSHLEKKQLSLDDFRLSTVPPFSKWRRKIDSPTVEAAMEEFINRILQDFIVDLWYSSITPDKDAPELMRTIILDALGEISGRVKKINLLDLLTRDMVDLIGNQLDLYRKYQSEIGVDVMGTLSFEERDERLKCHLIASKELHPALLSPECEHQVLQRIVGGVLTIVLRPQEAQCPLVRCLSRELLTCLVLQPVMNLASPGYINELIEYIFLTNKDNRIGEADSDRLTNEAILAHDNNVSGGNTRTAQPESRTAASSQSGDLIMAKSGVEKSLASSEHGHLKTLQESSEHHIQPYAAEWAMILDAATKRRSQVLAPENLENMWTKGRNYKKKAATLMKAGTSLESPSAVPGNVDSTVHAGNTGKGLLTNMNESTISIDDKYMVHLMQGSNNNSRSSVAPNHEQHVSQDLVSMQSKEGGHFGDGSDENARKIFESNKDQLKRSSSTPDIETTLMGRSGESETTGFKENYSQNFSKHKQKQSSELVSKNEGSFYAPKIRCRVVGAYFEKLGSKSFAVYSIAVTDAENKTWFVKRRYRNFERLHRHLKDIPNYTLHLPPKRFLSSSIDDYFVHQRCILLDKYLQDLLSIANVAEQHEVWDFLSDTSKNYSFGKSTSVMKTLAVNVDDAVDDIVRQFKGVSDGLRRVVGSSPSHATSPPRAEKNMALPWNEEVTNKLYPGYSNVDTSQSLSDDEAHDEDRSSAVNNGWHSDNELNSKVFPPRVVKRIEESSNLDSQRSQRSDKFDRLALNASKTSVASELFEDPVGMPPEWTPPNVSVPLLNLVDKIFQLKRRGWLRRQVFWISKQILQLIMEDAIDDWILRQISFLRRDDVIAQGIRWVQDILWPNGTFFLKLERSQRNMDDSHFSQQPTQNTSQIYGNKVTRPSSFELQLEAARRASDVKKMILGGAPTALVSLIGRSQYRRCAKDVYYFIQSTVCVKQLAYSMLELVLVSVFPELRDLILDIHLKARNQPCL